From the Silurus meridionalis isolate SWU-2019-XX chromosome 5, ASM1480568v1, whole genome shotgun sequence genome, one window contains:
- the xpnpep2 gene encoding xaa-Pro aminopeptidase 2, giving the protein MTFSGWILALCLVALKEQSHATKAEGRAGSERNCSTVPPYLPPTAINTTRQLYDLREAMKTQNISAYIIPGTDAHLSEYIAQRDARLAWMSGFTGSSGTAVVTRNKAVLWTDSRYWVQAERQMDCNWELERDNSISRISRWLIENLNDKDFVGFDPFLFSVYTFDAYNSNLAPAALVLTSIPDNLVDKIWDTRSPLPPDNLTRLPDDFTERTWQMKVDQIRAHIMKNPYKPTAVLLSALDETAWLLNMRGNDIPFNPFFYSYTLLTLDEIWLFVHTKRLTEEIKVYLNSSCTLSHCVQLFEYETVQKHLKKYLTKPNVRVWVGTEYTNQALYGLITPEEKLLQSDYSPVLTTKAVKDETEQRILREAHIRDAVAVMQLLQQLERTVPEGKETELTAAHLINEYRSKQKFSKGPSFETISASGPNAALAHYSPSNETARKLTTDEMYLIDSGGQYLDGTTDITRTVHWGSPTAFQKEAFTRVLMGNIEISRTIFPAGTKGVNMEMLGRRALWEVGLNYGHGTGHGVGNYFGVHEWPVGFQSNNIPFQQGMFTSIEPGYYKVDEFGIRIEDVAVIVPAKTKYGNNYLTFDTVSLVPYDRKLIDTHILSTEQLQWLDTYYLSIRNTMGPELKEQCLTEVYNWMMDNTKPFLNTVSSASIPMISLLLLFLPITLL; this is encoded by the exons AGCAAAGCCATGCAACAAAAGCAGAGGGGAGAGCAGGCAGTGAAAGAAACTGCTCCACAGTGCCTCCG TATTTACCTCCAACAGCTATTAACACAACTAGACAGCTATATGATCTTAGAGAGGccatgaaaacacaaaacatctcTGCCTATATTATACCTGGAACAGATGCCCACCTG aGTGAGTACATTGCCCAGCGAGATGCCAGATTGGCCTGGATGTCTGGTTTCACTGGTTCTTCAG GCACAGCAGTTGTGACCCGAAACAAAGCAGTGTTATGGACTGACAGTCGCTATTGGGTTCAGGCCGAGCGCCAGATGGACTGTAACTGGGAACTGGAACGAGACA ATTCCATCTCCAGGATCAGCAGATGGCTTATCGAAAATCTCAATGATAAAGATTTTGTGGGCTTTGATCCATTTCTGTTCTCTGTAT ACACATTTGATGCCTACAACAGTAACCTGGCTCCAGCTGCACTTGTGCTTACATCTATTCCTGATAACCTGGTGGACAAAATATGGGATACACGATCACCTCTTCCTCCTGATAACCTCACACGCCTGCCTGATGACTTcactg AGAGAACCTGGCAGATGAAGGTGGATCAGATACGGGCTCATATAATGAAAAATCCTTACAAGCCGACAGCTGTCCTGCTCTCAGCTCTGGATGAAACAGCAT GGCTCTTAAATATGCGCGGTAATGACATTCCCTTCAATCCATTCTTCTACTCCTACACACTGCTGACTTTGGATGAGATATG gCTCTTTGTCCATACTAAAAGGCTGACAGAAGAAATTAAGGTCTACCTAAACTCATCTTGCACCTTGTCTCACTGCGTGCAGCTGTTTGAATATGAGACTGTCCAAAAGCATCTTAAGAAGTATCTCACTAAGCCCAATGTAAGAGTGTGGGTGGGCACAGAGTACACTAACCAGGCACTGTATGGGCTCATCACTCCAGAG GAGAAGCTCCTACAAAGTGATTACTCTCCAGTGCTGACCACAAAAGCAGTGAAAGATGAGACAGAGCAAAGAATCCTCAGAGAAGCGCAT ATAAGAGATGCTGTAGCAGTCATGCAGCTCCTTCAGCAACTTGAGAGAACTGTCCCTGAGGGCAAGGAGACAGAGCTTACTGCAGCACATCTCATCAATGAGTACCGCAG TAAGCAGAAATTCAGCAAAGGGCCAAGCTTTGAGACCATTTCTGCAAGTGGGCCGAATGCAGCTCTCGCCCATTATAG tcCATCAAATGAAACGGCAAGAAAGTTAACCACAGATGAGATGTACCTCATTGACTCTGGAGGACAGTACCT TGATGGTACAACTGACATTACCCGCACCGTGCACTGGGGTTCACCCACTGCTTTTCAGAAG gaGGCTTTCACAAGAGTGCTTATGGGAAACATTGAAATATCAAGGACAATTTTTCCAGCAGGAACTAAAG gtgtcAATATGGAGATGCTAGGGCGCAGAGCATTGTGGGAAGTTGGTCTGAATTATGGTCATGGTACAGGCCATGGTGTGGGAAACTACTTTGGAGTTCACGAAT GGCCTGTTGGTTTTCAGTCCAATAATATTCCCTTCCAGCAAGGCATGTTCACATCTATTG AACCTGGCTATTACAAAGTAGATGAATTTGGAATAAGGATCGAGGATGTTGCTGTCATTGTTCCAGCGAAAACAAAG TATGGCAATAATTATCTGACATTCGACACAGTGTCACTGGTCCCCTACGACAGAAAATTGATTGATACTCATATTCTCAGCACTGAACAG CTCCAATGGCTAGATACATACTACCTAAGCATCCGGAATACGATGGGTCCAGAGCTGAAGGAGCAGTGCCTGACAGAGGTCTATAATTGGATGATGGACAATACAAAGCCATTCCTGAACACAGTGTCTTCAGCTTCCATCCCCATGATCTCGCTACTGCTGCTATTTCTGCCTATAACTCTACTGTAG